The Zalophus californianus isolate mZalCal1 chromosome 8, mZalCal1.pri.v2, whole genome shotgun sequence genome has a segment encoding these proteins:
- the C8H20orf144 gene encoding uncharacterized protein C20orf144 homolog, producing the protein MGNNSSHKRTKVPKEACKERPPDMDKAGRKQQFFSHLKRKKPSAKIVLLFPLDKRQQLAEVAAGPSARPGRPGEDATGGPVGSPAAAPMLRGAGDGADRREGVRAREMKKILVLLLLLDARLQEEGRCAAGAPGGGTGAGGGATVAPGWQRLYARLLTESEVDRDADPAEEQPRKRRRCPRPRP; encoded by the exons ATGGGAAACAACAGTTCTCACAAGAGGACCAAAGTGCCCAAGGAGGCCTGCAAGGAGAGGCCGCCCGATATGGACAAGGCTGGGCGGAAACAGCAGTTCTTCAGCCACCTCAAGCGGAAGAAGCCAAGC GCCAAGATCGTGCTACTTTTCCCCTTGGACAAGCGGCAGCAGCTAGCCGAGGTGGCGGCGGGCCCCAGCGCGCGGCCTGGACGACCAGGCGAGGACGCAACGGGCGGCCCGGTGGGCTCCCCGGCGGCGGCGCCCATGCTGCGAGGAGCGGGCGACGGCGCTGATCGGCGCGAGGGCGTACGCGCGCGCGAGATGAAGAAGATCTtggtcctgctgctgctgctggacgCGCGGCTGCAGGAGGAGGGGCGCTGCGCGGCGGGCGCGCCCGGGGGCGGGACCGGAGCGGGGGGCGGAGCCACGGTGGCGCCGGGCTGGCAGCGGCTGTATGCGCGCCTGCTGACCGAGAGCGAGGTGGACCGCGATGCCGACCCCGCCGAGGAGCAGCCGCGGAAGCGGCGCCGCTGCCCTCGCCCGCGGCCCTGA
- the ACTL10 gene encoding actin-like protein 10: MGGVARAHPIKHGVVVDWEALEGLWERLLVGGLRVCPEQWPVLVSDSPSAPPAGRDRIAELLFETLAVPACHMASTALLALCSTGAFSGLAVEAGAGVCHATPIYAGHARHEATFRLDVAGSTLSRYLRDLLVAACPHLQLQALPRKAITQLKKRYCYVSLDFEGDLRNPDRHHPVSFCLGNGYSVCLSSERFRCPEPIFQPSLLGQARPGLPALVFRALQKVPATLRKRLADTVVLAGGSTLFPGFTKRLEMELEAQCRRHGYGALRPCLVAAPGRGTAVWTGGSMVASLRSFQCRWITRAMYQECGSRLVHEVFD, translated from the coding sequence ATGGGTGGCGTGGCGCGGGCGCACCCCATCAAGCACGGCGTGGTGGTGGACTGGGAGGCGCTGGAGGGGCTGTGGGAGCGCCTGCTGGTGGGCGGCCTGCGGGTGTGCCCGGAGCAGTGGCCCGTGCTAGTGAGTGATTCGCCGTCGGCGCCGCCAGCGGGCCGCGACAGGATAGCCGAGCTGCTGTTCGAGACCTTGGCAGTGCCCGCGTGCCACATGGCCAGCACAGCGTTGTTGGCGCTCTGCTCCACTGGCGCGTTCAGCGGGCTGGCTGTGGAGGCAGGCGCGGGCGTGTGCCACGCCACGCCCATCTATGCGGGCCACGCGCGGCACGAGGCCACGTTCCGGCTGGACGTGGCAGGCAGCACCCTGTCACGCTACCTGCGGGACCTGCTGGTGGCAGCATGCCCCCACCTACAGCTGCAGGCCCTGCCCCGCAAGGCCATCACACAGCTCAAGAAACGCTACTGCTATGTGTCACTGGACTTTGAGGGGGACCTTCGTAACCCTGACCGCCACCATCCGGTCAGTTTCTGCTTAGGCAATGGGTACTCCGTCTGTCTCAGCAGCGAGCGCTTCCGCTGCCCAGAACCCATCTTCCAGCCGAGTCTGCTAGGCCAGGCCAGGCCGGGCCTGCCCGCACTGGTCTTCCGGGCACTGCAGAAGGTTCCCGCAACGCTCCGGAAGCGGCTGGCTGACACCGTGGTGCTGGCCGGTGGCTCCACACTCTTCCCTGGCTTCACCAAGCGCCTGGAAATGGAGCTGGAGGCGCAGTGCCGGAGGCACGGCTACGGGGCGCTGAGGCCGTGCCTGGTGGCGGCGCCTGGGCGTGGCACAGCAGTATGGACAGGCGGCTCCATGGTGGCCTCGCTGCGCTCCTTCCAGTGCCGCTGGATAACCCGGGCCATGTACCAGGAGTGTGGCTCCCGGCTGGTGCACGAAGTGTTCGACTGA